The proteins below come from a single Streptomyces sp. M92 genomic window:
- a CDS encoding glycosyltransferase family 2 protein yields MNRRVIIVTAVHGPSAPFLPEAHRSLCAQELPEGWEWRWVIQEDGRTDDVRPHVPDDPRVVFRQGRPGVQGGPGVTRTLALSHADGEYVKILDADDQLAPGALARDLAALEADPALGWATSRVLDLLPDGSTAGFPGDPEHGPVERGAVLDFWKANGYRAQVHPATLLVRRDLLLALGGWMALPASEDTGLLLALNCVSRGWFSQEVGLLYRKWEGQVTGQAAHVDPGERDARMAVVEARARALASLGWRFPADGDTRAVQP; encoded by the coding sequence GTGAACCGGCGCGTCATCATCGTCACCGCCGTCCACGGGCCCTCGGCGCCCTTCCTGCCCGAGGCCCACCGTTCCCTGTGCGCGCAGGAGCTGCCCGAGGGCTGGGAGTGGCGCTGGGTGATCCAGGAGGACGGGCGGACCGACGACGTACGGCCCCACGTGCCCGACGACCCGCGTGTCGTCTTCCGGCAGGGGCGGCCCGGCGTGCAGGGCGGTCCCGGTGTGACCCGCACCCTCGCCCTGTCCCACGCGGACGGCGAGTACGTGAAGATCCTGGACGCCGACGACCAGCTCGCGCCGGGCGCCCTCGCCCGCGACCTGGCCGCCCTGGAGGCCGACCCGGCGCTCGGGTGGGCCACGTCACGGGTGCTGGACCTGCTGCCCGACGGGTCGACGGCCGGTTTTCCGGGCGATCCGGAGCACGGACCGGTCGAGCGCGGGGCGGTCCTCGACTTCTGGAAGGCGAACGGCTACCGCGCCCAGGTCCACCCGGCGACGCTCCTGGTCCGGCGGGATCTGCTGCTCGCCCTCGGCGGCTGGATGGCCCTGCCGGCCTCCGAGGACACCGGCCTGCTGCTGGCGCTCAACTGTGTGAGCCGGGGGTGGTTCTCCCAGGAGGTGGGGCTCCTGTACCGCAAGTGGGAGGGCCAGGTCACCGGCCAGGCGGCCCACGTGGACCCCGGCGAGCGGGACGCCCGGATGGCGGTGGTCGAGGCAAGGGCGCGAGCGCTGGCGTCACTGGGGTGGCGTTTCCCGGCCGACGGGGACACCCGGGCCGTCCAGCCGTAG
- a CDS encoding GntR family transcriptional regulator, producing MPKAYEVIADDLRRSIREGERGPGDRLPSEAVLARHYGRSVPTVQNALRLLNDEGLIDKHHGRGTFVRRPRTPAVRDNSRHQWEKDRARTPLANRAATGATERDTGLHPGDLVFHAEYREVPASAELAGAFGVPEGTVLLRRGYRTRCSAEAAPFNLVTSYLVRDMIAANPDLLDESNEPWPGGTQNQLYTVGIEVDRVEERFTARPPTPEEAAALDLPPGTSVILLHKTSYDTDGRVVDVSDVTLPGDRTELLFTTRLERW from the coding sequence GTGCCCAAGGCGTACGAAGTCATCGCGGACGACCTCCGCCGCTCCATCCGCGAGGGGGAGCGCGGACCGGGCGACCGCCTGCCGTCCGAGGCGGTCCTCGCCCGGCACTACGGGCGCAGCGTGCCCACCGTGCAGAACGCACTGCGGCTGCTGAACGACGAGGGCCTGATCGACAAGCACCACGGCCGCGGCACCTTCGTGCGCCGCCCCCGCACCCCCGCCGTCCGGGACAACAGCCGGCACCAGTGGGAGAAGGACCGCGCCCGCACACCCCTCGCCAACCGGGCCGCGACCGGCGCCACCGAGCGCGACACCGGCCTGCACCCCGGCGACCTCGTCTTCCACGCGGAGTACCGGGAGGTCCCGGCCTCCGCCGAACTGGCCGGGGCCTTCGGGGTCCCCGAGGGCACCGTGCTGCTGCGGCGCGGCTACCGGACGCGCTGCTCGGCCGAGGCCGCCCCGTTCAACCTCGTCACCTCCTACCTGGTCCGCGACATGATCGCCGCCAACCCCGACCTGCTGGACGAGTCCAACGAACCCTGGCCGGGCGGCACCCAGAACCAGCTGTACACCGTGGGCATCGAAGTGGACCGCGTCGAGGAGCGCTTCACCGCCCGCCCGCCGACCCCGGAGGAGGCGGCGGCCCTGGACCTGCCGCCGGGCACCTCGGTGATCCTGCTCCACAAGACCTCGTACGACACCGACGGCCGCGTGGTGGACGTCTCCGACGTCACCCTGCCCGGCGACCGCACGGAACTGCTGTTCACCACTCGTCTGGAAAGGTGGTGA
- a CDS encoding DUF6344 domain-containing protein, protein MARNKVMTLWTAIVTAFLALCTALGLITTSASAAVPQSGSHSNAESASPETAPTVVIPRPRSRTGSLPPTMKQRIRAEAHGKAPNCRHRPATGTAATATDLLCDDTAETRTQHPAAQHTAPLQR, encoded by the coding sequence ATGGCCCGGAACAAGGTCATGACGCTGTGGACCGCCATCGTCACCGCCTTCCTCGCGCTGTGCACGGCGCTCGGACTGATCACGACGTCCGCCTCGGCCGCCGTACCGCAGAGCGGCTCGCACAGCAACGCGGAGAGCGCCTCCCCCGAGACGGCGCCCACGGTGGTGATCCCACGGCCCCGGTCCCGCACCGGCTCCCTGCCCCCCACGATGAAACAGCGCATCCGCGCCGAGGCCCACGGCAAGGCCCCCAACTGCCGGCACCGCCCGGCCACCGGAACCGCCGCCACCGCCACCGACCTCCTGTGCGACGACACCGCCGAGACCCGGACCCAGCACCCGGCCGCCCAGCACACCGCGCCACTCCAGCGCTGA
- a CDS encoding DLW-39 family protein encodes MKKLLLVALAAIGGLLVYRQIQADRAEQDLWTEATDSVPTGS; translated from the coding sequence GTGAAGAAGCTTCTCCTGGTCGCACTGGCCGCCATCGGCGGGCTCCTCGTGTACCGCCAGATCCAGGCGGATCGCGCCGAGCAGGATCTGTGGACGGAGGCGACTGACTCCGTGCCCACGGGTTCGTGA
- a CDS encoding serine/threonine-protein kinase produces MGEVFAGRYELVDPVGRGGVGAVWRAWDHRRRRYVAAKVLQQRDAHALLRFVREQALRIDHPHVLAPASWAADDDQVLFTMDLVAGGSLVHLVGDYGPLPPAYVCTLLDQLLSGLAAVHAEGVVHRDIKPANLLMEATGTGRPRLRLSDFGIAMRLGEPRLTETNLVVGTPGYLAPEQMMGAEPDFPADLFAVGLVALYLLEGAKPDVKALVRYFAEHGTPPAPQGVPEPLWQVVAALVQPDPAARFRTATGARKALAAAAELLAEPGPDDELIEIFDQVGPLPEGFAADGPLERASGLDPTPTPSGSPGARSAASPAPASPSDTPPAPAPPAGPHPAPDGAPAATDTTTPPGRDRAPESPNGPAPRPGNTPPPAPGSTRAPAPEAHPPAAMSETGSFRLPPPQASVTSTSVPGPHPGGPGGRPPYYGPPLPAQSPPSPSAGQQDADTDTDTTAAYTARSPQGPVPAAPPPAAAPVTAPVPAPPRRRVSRRRRRPGPPAGVAVPVLLLALVCYAVGFWALARL; encoded by the coding sequence ATGGGTGAGGTCTTCGCGGGGCGCTACGAGCTGGTCGATCCGGTCGGCCGGGGCGGGGTGGGCGCGGTCTGGCGTGCCTGGGACCACCGGCGCCGGCGCTATGTGGCCGCCAAGGTGCTCCAGCAGCGGGACGCGCACGCGCTGCTGCGGTTCGTCCGCGAGCAGGCGCTGCGGATCGACCATCCCCATGTGCTCGCGCCCGCGAGCTGGGCCGCCGACGACGACCAGGTCCTGTTCACCATGGACCTGGTGGCGGGCGGTTCGCTGGTCCACCTGGTCGGGGACTACGGGCCGCTGCCGCCGGCCTATGTGTGCACCCTGCTCGACCAGCTCCTGTCGGGTCTGGCCGCGGTGCACGCGGAGGGCGTCGTGCACCGGGACATCAAGCCCGCCAACCTGTTGATGGAGGCGACCGGGACGGGCCGGCCGCGGCTGCGGCTGTCCGACTTCGGCATCGCGATGCGGCTGGGCGAGCCCCGGCTGACGGAGACCAACCTCGTGGTGGGGACGCCGGGTTACCTCGCGCCGGAGCAGATGATGGGCGCGGAACCGGACTTCCCGGCCGACCTGTTCGCCGTGGGCCTGGTCGCGCTGTACCTGCTGGAGGGGGCCAAGCCGGACGTCAAGGCGCTGGTGCGGTACTTCGCCGAGCACGGGACGCCGCCCGCGCCGCAGGGGGTGCCCGAGCCGCTGTGGCAGGTCGTGGCGGCGCTGGTGCAGCCCGACCCCGCGGCGCGGTTCCGTACGGCGACGGGGGCGCGCAAGGCGCTGGCCGCGGCGGCGGAGCTGCTGGCGGAGCCCGGCCCCGATGACGAGCTGATCGAGATCTTCGACCAAGTCGGCCCGCTGCCCGAGGGGTTCGCCGCTGACGGCCCCCTCGAACGGGCCTCGGGCCTGGACCCCACACCGACGCCTTCCGGCAGCCCGGGCGCCCGGTCCGCCGCGAGCCCCGCACCGGCGTCCCCGTCCGACACACCGCCCGCACCGGCGCCCCCCGCCGGTCCGCACCCGGCCCCGGACGGTGCCCCCGCCGCCACCGACACCACCACCCCACCGGGCAGGGACCGGGCACCCGAGTCCCCGAACGGCCCGGCACCGCGCCCGGGCAACACCCCACCGCCCGCACCGGGTTCGACCCGGGCGCCCGCGCCTGAGGCGCATCCCCCGGCCGCCATGTCGGAGACGGGCAGTTTCCGGCTTCCGCCCCCGCAGGCGTCCGTCACCTCCACGTCCGTCCCCGGCCCCCACCCGGGCGGTCCGGGCGGCCGGCCCCCGTACTACGGCCCGCCGCTCCCCGCCCAGTCCCCGCCGTCGCCGTCCGCGGGACAGCAGGACGCCGACACCGACACCGACACCACCGCCGCCTACACCGCGCGGAGCCCGCAGGGGCCGGTGCCGGCAGCACCACCACCGGCAGCCGCACCCGTGACCGCCCCTGTCCCCGCGCCGCCGCGGCGGCGCGTGTCCCGGCGGCGGCGCCGTCCCGGGCCGCCGGCCGGTGTGGCGGTCCCGGTCCTGCTGCTCGCGCTGGTCTGCTACGCCGTGGGCTTCTGGGCCCTGGCCCGGCTCTGA
- a CDS encoding helix-turn-helix domain-containing protein: MDAAQQEATARARELQRNWYGEPLGALFRRLIDDLGLNQARLAGVLGLSAPMLSQLMSGQRAKIGNPAVVQRVQLLQDLAGQVADGSVSAAEATERMDEIKKSQGGSVLSNTTQTTSSSGAPTVKRVVREIQSLLRSVSAAGDIIEAADALSPTHPELAEFLRVYGAGRTSDAVAHYQSHQN; encoded by the coding sequence ATGGACGCCGCACAGCAGGAAGCCACCGCAAGAGCGCGGGAACTGCAGCGGAACTGGTACGGGGAGCCGTTGGGGGCGCTCTTCCGTAGGCTCATCGACGATCTTGGCCTCAACCAGGCTCGTCTCGCGGGGGTGCTGGGGCTGTCCGCGCCGATGCTTTCACAGCTGATGAGCGGTCAGCGGGCGAAGATCGGCAATCCTGCGGTGGTCCAGCGGGTGCAGTTGCTGCAGGATCTGGCGGGGCAGGTCGCGGACGGCAGCGTGAGCGCGGCCGAGGCGACGGAGCGCATGGACGAGATCAAGAAGTCGCAGGGGGGCTCGGTGCTCAGCAACACCACGCAGACGACCAGCAGTTCCGGGGCACCCACGGTCAAGCGGGTGGTCCGGGAGATCCAGTCGCTGCTGCGCTCGGTGTCGGCGGCCGGGGACATCATCGAGGCGGCGGACGCGCTCTCCCCGACCCACCCGGAGCTGGCGGAGTTCCTGCGGGTGTACGGCGCCGGCCGCACCTCGGACGCGGTCGCGCACTACCAGTCCCACCAGAACTGA
- a CDS encoding isoprenyl transferase gives MRAKVRAALDALYMKRLVKELEGRPRPQHIGIMLDGNRRWAKMSGIDDPREGYRAGAAKVLDFLRWCDSAKIEHVTLFMLSDDNLHRPEEQLTPLIDIIAEVVERLAAPGNPWPVEAVGALDLLPAESAGRLKTATAATQGRKGGTKVDVAVGYGGRREIVDAVRSALTEHSSQGGDIDEFIETFTMEHISKHLYSKTRSESDLIIRTSGEQRLSGFLLWQSAYAEVHFCETYWPDFREIDFLRALRSYSLRERRYGR, from the coding sequence ATGCGGGCGAAGGTACGAGCCGCTCTCGACGCGCTCTATATGAAGCGGCTGGTCAAAGAACTGGAGGGACGCCCACGCCCCCAGCACATCGGCATCATGCTCGACGGCAACCGCCGCTGGGCCAAGATGTCGGGCATCGACGACCCGCGAGAGGGCTACCGCGCCGGCGCCGCGAAAGTCCTGGACTTCCTGCGCTGGTGCGACTCCGCCAAGATCGAACACGTCACCCTGTTCATGCTCTCCGACGACAACCTCCACCGGCCCGAAGAGCAGCTCACCCCACTCATCGACATCATCGCCGAGGTCGTCGAACGGCTCGCCGCACCCGGCAACCCCTGGCCCGTCGAAGCGGTCGGCGCCCTCGACCTGCTGCCCGCCGAATCCGCCGGCCGCCTCAAGACCGCCACCGCCGCCACGCAGGGCCGCAAGGGCGGCACCAAGGTCGACGTCGCCGTCGGCTACGGAGGCCGCCGGGAGATCGTCGACGCCGTACGATCCGCACTGACCGAGCACAGCTCACAGGGCGGGGACATCGACGAGTTCATCGAGACCTTCACCATGGAGCACATCTCCAAGCACCTGTACTCCAAGACACGGTCCGAGTCCGACCTCATCATCCGCACCTCCGGCGAGCAGCGCCTCTCCGGCTTCCTCCTCTGGCAGTCCGCCTACGCCGAGGTCCACTTCTGCGAGACCTACTGGCCGGACTTCCGTGAGATCGACTTCCTGCGCGCGCTGCGCTCCTACTCCCTGCGCGAACGCCGCTACGGCCGCTGA
- a CDS encoding DUF5324 family protein produces the protein MTRIDSVRAATGSAKDSVLHAAEVVAPYADTAKDRAAHYAQEARVRLAPRVSQAACQARLQYGTHVAPRLDQARTHVPPKVDAAAQEAAVRTRLAARQAAEYSRPVIDQAVAAAVPVRDEAAARGAAALAALRGQVTAKEIRKLSRRHQRRARAGRIAKVLAVAGVVAGGAFAAWKWWDKQANPDWLVEPPEATEVAESGRLTSVDGTGGAILDPEVQAKQARDDAAEGEEPR, from the coding sequence GTGACCCGCATCGACAGCGTGCGCGCCGCGACCGGTTCGGCGAAGGACAGCGTGCTGCACGCCGCGGAAGTGGTGGCGCCCTACGCCGACACGGCCAAGGACAGGGCCGCTCACTACGCACAGGAGGCGCGCGTACGGCTGGCGCCCAGGGTGTCGCAGGCCGCGTGCCAGGCGCGTCTTCAGTACGGCACGCATGTCGCGCCGCGGCTGGACCAGGCGCGTACGCATGTACCGCCGAAGGTGGACGCGGCCGCTCAGGAGGCCGCCGTTCGTACGCGCCTGGCCGCCCGGCAGGCGGCCGAGTACTCCAGGCCGGTGATCGATCAGGCGGTGGCCGCGGCCGTGCCCGTGCGGGACGAGGCCGCCGCGCGGGGTGCCGCGGCGTTGGCCGCGCTGCGGGGTCAGGTGACGGCGAAGGAGATCCGGAAGCTGTCGCGCAGGCACCAGCGCCGGGCTCGGGCCGGGCGTATCGCCAAGGTGCTGGCGGTGGCGGGCGTCGTCGCCGGCGGGGCCTTCGCCGCGTGGAAGTGGTGGGACAAGCAGGCCAATCCGGACTGGCTGGTGGAGCCGCCGGAGGCGACGGAGGTCGCCGAGTCGGGGCGTCTGACGTCCGTGGACGGCACCGGTGGGGCGATTCTGGACCCTGAGGTGCAGGCCAAGCAGGCGCGGGACGACGCGGCGGAGGGCGAGGAGCCCCGCTGA